A window of Thiocapsa bogorovii genomic DNA:
CTTGATGTTGCTCGTTGCACTGCTGATTCGGCTGGACTCGCCCGGCAAGGTGATTTTCTCTCAGCCGCGTCTGGGACTGAACGGACGCCTGTTCTTGATGCATAAGTTCCGCAAGTTCCCTGACAACTGGGGCACTAAGGGCGCCGCCGTCACAGTGGCTTCGGACGCGCGCATGACCCGTCTAGGACGAGTACTGGAGCGGACCAAGCTCGACGAGCTCCCGCAGCTTTGGAATATCCTGATCGGGGAGATGTCGTTTGTCGGCCCGCGACCGGAAACCGAGCGGTTCAAGGATCTCTTCACCGGCGAATTCGCGCGTGTGCATGATTACCTTCCCGGGATCTTCGGCCCGAATCAGGTGGCTTTTCGCAACGAGTCGCATCTCTACCCGCCGGATCAGGATCCGGAGGTCTTTTACCGGGAGCAACTGTTTCCGCAGAAAGCACGGAACGATCTCGACTATTTCAGCCGCGCGACGGTCCTCTCGGATGCGCATTGGATCGTACGCGGCCTGTGGTGCAGCATTGTCGGCGCGATCGACTGGAACAAGCTGGGGCGGCGAGCCGGCAAGGCGTTCGTGGCCGATCTCGTGATCTTGGAGCTGGCCTGGCTGGGGGCGAACATCCTGCGCTTCGACGGTCTGCCGACGCGCCACTTATGGGATGTCTATGTCATGGGCATCTGGCTCATTCCGCTGGTGGTCTTACCCGTGCTGATCCTGGGTGGCAATTACCGCGGCATGGTGAGGCATTTTGCAGCAACCGATGCCATCCGCTTGGCCGTTTCTGTCTTTGTCGGCTGGACAATCGCCTATCTTCTCGTGCTGGTCGGAGGCGAGCGCAATGCCTCGATCGGGGTTGGAATGATCGCCGTTATGCTGACTCTGATGCAGATGGGTGCTGCGCGCGTCTTCTATCGCGAGCGATTCAGGCGCGCGAACAACCTCAAGCGCGAAGCCGAAGCGCGTCGGGCGCACGGAGGCGACCCCAGGTCGGTCGTTGCGCTTTACGGCGCCGGACACCGCGGCCTGGCGGTGGCCAGTTTGCTGAACCACGGTTTCCCCGATGCCCGGGTGGCGGGCTTTTTGGACGACAATGATCGCGATCTCGTCGGCCGCCACATCGCCGGCTACCCGATCCTGGGCTCGGAGCGGGATCTCGACACCGTACATGCGGTCCATCGTATCGATCAGCTCTGGACGACGTTTGAGCCAAATCGGTTCAAATATGAGCGCCTACGGGACTGGTGTCGGCAGAACGAGGTACGCCTCGTCGTGCTGCCCGTCACCGAACCTTTCCTGTCGCTCAACATGACCGGCGACGGCGATTCGTCCTTTGCGGCGGATCGGGAGGCCGCGGCCTACCGGCAAAGACCGCCCGAGCGCCTGCAACCGGCGACCTCCCCGCAGAGAGGCTGACGCGTCTCGGGGTGCAGAACCCGACGCGATCTCCAAGGCAGGCGGGCCGACCTTCAAGGCCCCGTGACAGCCGCTTTGCGGTGTCACGCCTGCCCCATGGCGCTCTGCGTCACGAGCAGGCTCGGCGCGGGTTGGCAGTGTTTGATGACTCACCGGCAGCTGCCATGGATCCGGACGTGCCCCCCACACGGATATCCGGCTTCTCGGTCGAACCAGGTGCTCAGCCCCGCCACAGTGGTTCGCCCGGTAAACCAGCGCCGGGTGTCGCGCTTGCGGGCATTCATCGTATGCTGCCGGTCTCGTGCCGAGAGTTCGAGGCGGCTCAATGCCCGCATCCTCGTTCACTCCGGAAGCTCCTTACATCCGCCGCAATTGAACCCGAGACCGTAGTGTTAACATAGGGGTCATCGCCGACGCCCCTGCCGGAGTAACCGTGGAAAGCCCGTTCGCGACGCCCCCTGACCCGCCGGGCCCGACCTTTGCTCTCATGTCCCCGCTCCAGAGCGTCGGCCAACCGTGATGAAGATCTGGTTCCAGCGCGCACGCTCGCGCCTCTTGGTCTTCCTGCACGACTTGCTGATGATCCCTATGGCGTGGGGGTTGGCGTATTGGATGCGGTTCAATCTCGCGTATGTTCCTCCGGAATTCATCGACGAGGCGATCGACACGCTCCCGCTGGTTGTGCTGGTGATCGGCTCGGTCTACTGGATGTTCGGGCTTTATCGAGGAGTATGGCGCTTTGCGTCGATGGACGATCTCGTGCGGATCGCGCAAGCCGTCCTCGTCGGCACCACCCTGCTCTTGTTCTTGCTCTTCGCCTTAAATCGGATGGCCTATATCCCGCGGTCATTGCCCGCACTGTTCGTGATCTTCCAGCTCATGCTTCTTGTCGGGCCGCGGCTTCTCTATCGCTGGATGAAAGACCGACGACTGGATTTCAGCGGGGGAAAGCGGGTCTTGATCGTCGGGGCCGGGCGCGCGGGCGAAATGCTCGTCCGTGACTTGTTGCGCGATCCCAAGTCGGGCTACGTCCCGGTCGCATTTGTCGACGACAAGCCGCATCGGCAGGGAGGCGTCGTGCACGGCGTGCCGATCCGAGGCACAACCAACGACATTCCGCAACTGGCCGAGAACTTCGGGATCGACGTCGTCCTCTTAGCCGCACCGAGCGCATCCACACAGGAAATGCGGCGGCTGGTCGGACTCTGCGAGTCCGCCGGGCGGCCCTTCCGCACGGTGCCCCGGATCAAAGAGTTGATGGACGGTCAGGTCAGCGTGAATCAACTGCGCTCCGTCTCGATCGAGGATCTGCTCGGGCGAGAGCCGGTGACCTTGGATTGGGACGGCATTCGGCGCGGCCTGGCGGATCGCCTCGTGATGGTCAGCGGTGCGGGCGGCTCGATCGGCTCGGAGCTCTGTCGCCAGTTGCGCAGTTGCGGGCTGCGGCGGCTGATCCTGCTCGATCATGGCGAGTACAACCTCTACCAGATCGAAACCGAGTTGCTCGACAGCCCGAGTCCGCGGATCTTTGCCCGCTATCTGGTGGATATTACCAACGCGGTCGCGGTCAACGACCTCTTCAACCAACTACGACCGGATGTCGTCTTCCACGCCGCAGCTTACAAACACGTCCCTCTCTTGGAGGATCAGATCCAGGCGGCGCTGCACAACAACGTGATCGGGACCCGGATCATCGCCTCCGCGGCGGATCGGTGCGGCTGCGAGCGCTTCGTGCTGATCTCGACCGATAAGGCGGTCAACCCCTCTAATGTCATGGGGGCCAGCAAACGTTTTGCGGAGCTACTCTGTCAAGACATTCAGAGCCGCTCCGCCTGTCGCTTTATGACGGTGCGCTTCGGCAATGTGTTGGGATCGGCCGGCAGCGTCGTACCGCGCTTCCGACAACAGATCGAGCGTGGCGGACCCGTGACGGTCACCCATCCCGACATCGAGCGCTTCTTCATGACGATCCCCGAGGCATGCCAGCTCATCATGCAGGCCGCAGTCATCGGAAAAGGCGGCGAAACCTTCGTCCTCGACATGGGCACGCCGGTAAAGATCCACTATCTGGCCGAGCAAATGATCCGGCTTTCCGGGCTGGTACCAGACCGTGATATCAAGATCGAGTTCACCGGGCTGCGCCCCGGCGAAAAATTGTTCGAGGAGCTCTTCTATCCCTCTGAAGGTTTTGCCGAGACCCCCCATCCACGCATCCACATCGCGCGCCGGACGGAAGCACCCGGCGCCGACCTGCTCCGCTCCGCCTTGAGCGATCTCGTCCAAGCCCTTTCCGATCGCGACGACGAGGCAGCCCGGTCAGTTCTCGGTCGTGTTGTACCCGACTGGAATGCCGAGCAGGGGAAAGAGGCCGGCTTCTCCCTGCGAGCCTTTCATGGAATAGGTCGTGCCGGACAGGAAAGCCGGTTTTTCCCGGTCGCACCCACATCCTGATAGGTGAGGTTCCCCCGAAATTTAGTCTTCCAAGGGTGACGTAGACTGTCTGTCACGCTGAAGACGATAATGCAGAAGATTCCGAAGCAAGAGTACACCGCCGAGTTCAAGGAACAGGCGGTGAAGCGGGTGAAGGACGGCAAGCCCTTGAGCGCGGTGGCCAAGGAGATGGGACCAGCTCTGACGACGGGTGCCTCAAACATAGTAGCGCAGGAACGATTCCAGGATATCGAGCGCCGTGGGCTGGTCGATGAGGGTATCGATCAGGTCCAGCAGCTCGCGCAGGCGCTCGCGCGGTTCGTCGCTGTAGATGTTGCACGGCCAGTTGAATCAGGCTGGTGAGGATCTCGCCGTTGATTTCTGCGACTTTGCGGGCGGAGATCTCATGCAGGTCATAGCGGAACTGGGGCACGCGGGGTGCCAACGCCTCGGGAAGCGGGCTGACCAGATCGTGGAAAAATTCACGAACCCGCCAAGGACGTTGACGGTGATAGAGCACGAGGTTGTAAACCGAGAGTAAACGGCGTGCCTTGGGGTGCTGTTTTCGGTACGCCTCGCCGCTGGCGAGGATGTAGCGCAGCAGTTGCAGCATGACCCAGCCATCCGGTGGGCTCTTGTGCTCGAAGAGCAGGTAAAGGCTGAGTGTCTTGCCGTGATGCTTGCCGCGATAACCGACATGACAAACCAGATCGGAATAGATCTGACGCAGTTCCGGGGCGAAATAGCTGTCTTTCGGCATGGTCAGGGTGCCGAGATCGATCTCGGCCAACATCTTGGCAGGGAGGTCGTGTTGCAGGAAATCCTCGGCAATCGCGGGGCGCCCGAAGTTCTCCCGAGAGAAGCAGTAGTCGTGTGGGATCGGGGTCGGCTGGCTCCATGCAGGGTGTCGTCTCAGGCCCGAATCGACGCGGTGGGTCTCATGGAAAACAAGGCGATAGATTTACTTTCGCTCACGGCGTTGGATCCCACGCACTCGAAATTCGTCGCCGAAACGGTAGATCCGCCAGCACCGGCTCACCCTGGGGGACGTGGGTATGAAGCACCCGTCCATGAGGTGGTCAAGCCAAAACGGATACCCCGTTAAGCCGCATCGGCCGATCGGCCGTTTCTTTCGGACCCATCTGGACTCTCGTCGCCCAGATACGAATGCAGGCGCCGGCTGTTTTAGAACATCGTGATGGACTCGACGATGTCGGCCCAGGCCTCCCGGCGGGCCCGGTAGGTACGCCAGTAAACCCGCTCGGACTTCAAAGATCCGAAAAAGCTCTCGACCACCGCGTGATCCCAGCAGTCCCCTTTGCGACTCATACGGCCCTCAATGCCATGCGCCTTGAGCAGTGTGCGGAAGGCCCGGCTGGCGTACTGCACGCCCCGATCCGAATGATGGGTCAGTTGCCCTTTGGGCGGCCGGCGCTGCCACAGCGCCATCTGCAGGGCGCCATAGACCAAGGTGCTGGCCAGACGCCGCTCCATCGACCAGCCAACGACCTTGCGCGAATACAGGTCGATGACCACAGCCAGGTATAACCATCCCTGTTGCGTCCACGCATCGGTAATAGCACCGGCGTAGACATGATCAGGGGCCTCCACTGCAAAGTCCCGCTGCAAACGATTTTCAAACACCGGCCGGCAATGCTTGCTCCTGGTGGTCGCTCGGTACCGGCGCCGATCACGCACCCGGACGCCCGCTTCACGCATCAGACGACGCGCCTGATGTCGCCCGACCCGATAGCCCAACACGCGCAACGCCTTGGCCACGCGCTGGGAGCCGTACGTGTTGTCCGACCCCTCGGCCAGCTCCTTGACCCATTCGAGTCTCTCCTCATGCTCCGGGTCTGGATCCCGGTCCTGGCCCCTCAGATCGTCATAGAATCCGCTGCGGCTCACGCCCATCAATCGGCACAGCCGCTTCACCGGATGCGCCTTCTTCTCTTGGGCGATTAACTGAAACCTCAGCTCGACTCTTTTGCGAAGAAGGCTGCCGCCTTTTTGAACACTTCTCGCTCCGTCTTCAGGCGCCGAGTCTCTTCGCGCAGGCGCCGCAACTCCTCGCCCTCAGGGATGAGCTTCCCATGTCCACGGAAGGCCTCGCCCTCATCCTGCTGGAGCTCCTTGATCCAGCGGCCAAGCATTCCCCGATCAATGCCGAGATTCCTCGCCGCCTCCGAGGGGTTGTAGCCCTGCTCCGTGACCAGTCTCACCGCGTCCTGCTTGAACTCCCTCGTGTACGTCTTTCGTATCGCCATTTTTCACCTCAGTTTCAGGACGGTGCCTTAACTGAGGTGTCCGTTGCCATTAGACCACCTCACGTTGCTCTCTTGCCGTTGAAGTCCTACGCAAACGTCGGCGTCGATCTTGGGGGCTGGCATGAGGTTAAAGCAGCTTGACCAAGGCGGCGATGGCCGCGACCTGGGCGAGCATGAGCGGCACGAGCCATTTGAGCAGGTCGATCTTGCTGCGGGCGACGTCGCCGCGCAGTTGTTCGATTTTCAACGTCAAGTCGGCTCGGACGTGTTCGATATCGGCTTTTAGGTCGGCTCGGACTTGCTCGATCTCTTTTTGGAGTCGCAGCTCTGTCGCGCGCAGGTCGGCGCGGACTTGCTCGATATCGGCTTTTAGCTCGGCGCGCACCTGCTCGATCTCTTTCTGCAGCCGCAGCTCGGTCTCCCGCACATGGGCTTGCGTGGCCAAATCCGGCAGGTGCGGATAGCGAGCTTCCAGACCCTCGAAGGCTTCGGCGATGACGCGAGCTCGACTGCGATCGTCGGGGGCCGTGGTCAAGGCCTCGTAGAGTGCGACAACGGATGTCATGGCAATGCTTGAGCTCTCACGCACGATGGTCTTGACCGCTCCGTGCGGAGCGGGCTGTCCGGGCCGACGGCATCGAGGATGTCGTCGAGCCAGACGTCCGGTTGCTCGGTCTTAAGGATCGGTCGATGTTGCGCCGGATTCTAACATGCAATCGGAAAACACGCGGGCGACGGCCCCTTCGGGCTGCCAAATCAGGGGACCCCCAGGAAAGGGGCCTATTCATTTTGGCTCACGGTGTTGGTTCGCATACACCCGAAATTCAGCCCCGAAACAGCCGAGCCACGCCTGCACCGGCTCGCCCTGGTGGACGTGGGTATTGAAGCGTGCGTCCAGTCTGACGCCGGCTTCGATCAGAAAGTGTGCGATCTCCTCGTGCAGGACCAGTCCCTCGTAGAAATCGAGATCGGAGGCCTCGACTTCGACCGCGTTGATCTTCGGTGGCAGATCGGTGGTGCCCTTGAGCACTTCCTGCTCGAAGCCTTGGATGTCGATCTTCAGCAGCACGGCCGCGGCAGGGGTGCCGAGAAGCAGGCATCGCGACGCTTGAACGCGACCCGCAGCGCCCCGGACTCTTCCGTCCCGTAGGCCGATCGAGGCCACTGTTTGGCTTTCGCCATAGGGGTAAGAATGGCGGGGCGTTGTTGGAAGGTGCTCGTAAGGGGCTTCGTTGGTCGCTTTGGCCATGGTGGCAGTTGGCGCGGATCGTCTCGGCATGCGTGACACCGCTCCGAGACCGGGCAAGTATTCCGCGGCCGCCCGTCGACCCGTGCAAGCACTCGCCTGGGCGGCGGGCGGTACCGCAAAGGCGCCGCGGCGGCGGTGGCGAATCGGCGCCGCGAGGCGGACCGGCGCGCGAGGCGCCCTTGCAGGCGCCCCCATGAGCTGCAGACGATGAAAAATGACGCTTCGAGTTGGCCTTGCCCGCCCGAGCGGCGGCGCGCTTCACAGGCCGCCCGGAATCCGTCGAGTCCGAGGATGCTCAAGACCCGTCGGAAGTTGTAGCAGTGGACCACAAGGGCCGGTTCTCCCTGGACCTTCTCCAGGCCGCGGACCAGGAAGTGGTCCCAGCCCATCCAGCGCTTGAGGGTGCCGAAGGTGTGCTCGCAGAGCGCCGCTCGCGCGCGCATTGCCTCGGGGTGCTCGGCCATGCGCGCGCGATGGCCTGCGACCACATCGGCCAGCTCCGAGCGGTCGATCTGCCGGTAGGGGGACCGTCGCCTCGTTCAGGTCATCGAGGATGCGTTGCGCGAGGGCCGGATCGGCGCAGGCGAGCAGCCCGTTGTCCAGCGCCTCGAAGGCAATGCCCGCCTTGGCCGACTGGCGTTTGACGTACTCATGACCGTTGAGGCAAACCCGCGCGGTGTAGGGAAAGTAGGAACAGAATTTGATGAACAGGGGACCGAAGTCCGCGTCGACCAAATAAAAGTAGTCATGGTTGCACATCACCGTCCCGCGGGTGAACCAAGGGTACGGCTGACCGGTGTGGGCGCTGATCTTCTTGATCATGCGAAAACTGGCAAACCGCTCCTGGGCCTTGCCGATGTACAGGACACCCTCCGGTTGAGCGAAGTCGCGGAGCCGCTCGCGGGTCATGTCGTCTTTGCGCTGTACCTTGGCGAAGGTCACGATCTCCACGCCCTCGCGTTGCGCAAACCGATCGATCGCCTTGACGAAGGCGCGGCTGATCGGGGCCATCAGCACCGTGGAGGCGACCTTGGCACCGCGATGGACCTTGAAGAAGTTGGCGACCCCGCCGCCGGTCTGCAGCCGCGGTTGATACAGGTTGAGATACAGCCGATCGATTCCTTCGAGCTCCAGCGTGACCCGATCGTTCAGCAACTCTGCGACGGTTTGGACTAACATGACGGCAGGCCCCGGTTGACATCTTGGCCACGCGCCACACGCCGCTACGTGCGGCTACTATCGGAAGTTTAGTCTTCCGTTGCTCAACCGGGGCCGCCCCACGCCGGAGCCTGCACCATGACTCGTCGGTCTGAGGCGAAGCCTCGCTAGGGTCTTGATGTGCGACATCTATCTTGACACCTGCGGGTGCGCGGCGTTTTCAGAGACGTCCGTCGACGGCATCGACCGGGAGGACGGATTTGACGTCGTACAGGATCGACTTAGGTTTGGCCCAGCGGCGGATTCCTGACGTGCCAAGGTCGATGAAGTCGCGGTGGGCGAGGGCGAGGATGACGGCGTCGTAGCTGCCGGGCGGCGGGGGCTCGGGAAGACAGTCGAGCCCGTATTCATGCTCGGCCTCGGCGCGGTCGATCCAGGGGTCGTAGCAGTCCACGGCGATGTTGTATTCGCGCAGCGACTGGATGATGTCGATCACGCGGGTGTTGCGCACGTCCGGGCAGTTCTCTTTGAACGCGAATCCCAGGACCAGCACGCGGCTGTTGCAGACGCCGATGCCGCCTTTGAGCATGAGTTTGACGACGGTCGAGGCGACATGGGCGCCCATGCGGTCGTTGATGCGTCGCCCGGCGAGGATGACCTCGGGGTGGTAGCCAATGGCGACGGCCTTATGGGTCAGATAGTAGGGGTCGACGCCGATGCAGTGCCCGCCGACGAGGCCGGGGCGAAAGGGGAGGAAGTTCCACTTGCTGCCGGCCGCTTCCAAGACCTCCAGGGTGTCGATGCCGAGCTTGCCGAAGATCAGGGCGAGCTCGTTCATGAGGGCGATGTTGAGATCGCGCTGGGTGTTCTCGATGACCTTGGCGGCCTCGGCGACGCGGATGCTGCTGGCGGGGTGGGTGCCGGCGACGATGATCTCGTTGTAGAGGGCATCGACGATGGCGGCGATCTCGGGGGTGGAGCCGCTGGTGACCTTTTTGATGGTGGTGAGGCGGTGCTCGTGGTCGCCGGGGTTGATGCGCTCGGGGGAGTAGCCGAGGTGGAAGGTGTTGGTTTGATGCCCCCTCTCCCCCGGCCCCTCTCCCGCGAGGGGGGAGGGGAGGTCAGCT
This region includes:
- a CDS encoding sugar transferase; protein product: MNGSLKRAMDVVLALLGLIVSAPLMLLVALLIRLDSPGKVIFSQPRLGLNGRLFLMHKFRKFPDNWGTKGAAVTVASDARMTRLGRVLERTKLDELPQLWNILIGEMSFVGPRPETERFKDLFTGEFARVHDYLPGIFGPNQVAFRNESHLYPPDQDPEVFYREQLFPQKARNDLDYFSRATVLSDAHWIVRGLWCSIVGAIDWNKLGRRAGKAFVADLVILELAWLGANILRFDGLPTRHLWDVYVMGIWLIPLVVLPVLILGGNYRGMVRHFAATDAIRLAVSVFVGWTIAYLLVLVGGERNASIGVGMIAVMLTLMQMGAARVFYRERFRRANNLKREAEARRAHGGDPRSVVALYGAGHRGLAVASLLNHGFPDARVAGFLDDNDRDLVGRHIAGYPILGSERDLDTVHAVHRIDQLWTTFEPNRFKYERLRDWCRQNEVRLVVLPVTEPFLSLNMTGDGDSSFAADREAAAYRQRPPERLQPATSPQRG
- a CDS encoding polysaccharide biosynthesis protein, producing MKIWFQRARSRLLVFLHDLLMIPMAWGLAYWMRFNLAYVPPEFIDEAIDTLPLVVLVIGSVYWMFGLYRGVWRFASMDDLVRIAQAVLVGTTLLLFLLFALNRMAYIPRSLPALFVIFQLMLLVGPRLLYRWMKDRRLDFSGGKRVLIVGAGRAGEMLVRDLLRDPKSGYVPVAFVDDKPHRQGGVVHGVPIRGTTNDIPQLAENFGIDVVLLAAPSASTQEMRRLVGLCESAGRPFRTVPRIKELMDGQVSVNQLRSVSIEDLLGREPVTLDWDGIRRGLADRLVMVSGAGGSIGSELCRQLRSCGLRRLILLDHGEYNLYQIETELLDSPSPRIFARYLVDITNAVAVNDLFNQLRPDVVFHAAAYKHVPLLEDQIQAALHNNVIGTRIIASAADRCGCERFVLISTDKAVNPSNVMGASKRFAELLCQDIQSRSACRFMTVRFGNVLGSAGSVVPRFRQQIERGGPVTVTHPDIERFFMTIPEACQLIMQAAVIGKGGETFVLDMGTPVKIHYLAEQMIRLSGLVPDRDIKIEFTGLRPGEKLFEELFYPSEGFAETPHPRIHIARRTEAPGADLLRSALSDLVQALSDRDDEAARSVLGRVVPDWNAEQGKEAGFSLRAFHGIGRAGQESRFFPVAPTS
- a CDS encoding CCDC90 family protein, which gives rise to MTSVVALYEALTTAPDDRSRARVIAEAFEGLEARYPHLPDLATQAHVRETELRLQKEIEQVRAELKADIEQVRADLRATELRLQKEIEQVRADLKADIEHVRADLTLKIEQLRGDVARSKIDLLKWLVPLMLAQVAAIAALVKLL
- a CDS encoding FkbM family methyltransferase, encoding MLLKIDIQGFEQEVLKGTTDLPPKINAVEVEASDLDFYEGLVLHEEIAHFLIEAGVRLDARFNTHVHQGEPVQAWLGCFGAEFRVYANQHREPK
- a CDS encoding transposase gives rise to the protein MAEHPEAMRARAALCEHTFGTLKRWMGWDHFLVRGLEKVQGEPALVVHCYNFRRVLSILGLDGFRAACEARRRSGGQGQLEASFFIVCSSWGRLQGRLARRSASRRRFATAAAAPLRYRPPPRRVLARVDGRPRNTCPVSERCHACRDDPRQLPPWPKRPTKPLTSTFQQRPAILTPMAKAKQWPRSAYGTEESGALRVAFKRRDACFSAPLPRPCC